In a genomic window of Corynebacterium choanae:
- a CDS encoding NUDIX hydrolase, with amino-acid sequence MSHSPHRRRRRRGSRSRGHGGHGAVAREPQADSSQPGSTTAPTGAASAGKTGEKPAAQATGNTARSGRASSRRRQRDATGTTRQQQTATKPSSGHGTGQRRSSTASGVAQPTQQFDSSAATPSSRRSSRRRSSSDRSRPGTAPTPASSSTSQSSSQGDHPQRHTAASGNPARRQRRRGADSRRSPRPARQQRKGQPSAALPPEINVSQPDTNTATATTTNPVPATGSAVQSTPPRERRRGRRVRNRRNQRPHRSSNSHTTGDDHSQPSRESRSNNRPGRNRNRHTTTGSRTPRGNTRRRQPARHTTTSRGNTRSLTREDPQQLRLPTVAETSAGGLVLSGLAEAVGPNGEVNMDKIYVALIGRLDRRGRLLWSMPKGHVENNDSLRATAEREVWEETGLTATIIDTLGVIDYWFVSGGKRIHKTVHHHLLRYVDGDFNDEDPEVTEVGWFPASQLAEKLTYADERYLAHRAEELLPDCARREKAAGRVTPR; translated from the coding sequence ATGTCTCACTCACCGCATCGTCGCCGTCGCCGACGTGGATCACGCTCCCGTGGCCACGGCGGTCACGGTGCTGTCGCACGTGAGCCGCAGGCAGACTCGTCACAACCAGGATCAACGACTGCCCCAACTGGTGCTGCATCTGCTGGTAAAACCGGCGAAAAGCCGGCGGCGCAGGCAACCGGCAATACTGCCCGGTCGGGACGAGCATCGTCTCGTCGCCGGCAACGCGACGCAACCGGAACGACACGGCAACAGCAGACAGCGACGAAACCATCATCCGGTCACGGCACCGGGCAGCGTCGCAGTAGCACCGCCAGCGGGGTTGCACAGCCGACACAACAATTCGATAGCAGCGCAGCTACACCATCCTCCCGCCGCTCCTCCCGGCGCCGCAGCAGCAGTGACCGTAGCCGTCCCGGTACTGCCCCCACCCCAGCTAGCAGCTCCACCAGTCAATCATCATCCCAAGGAGATCATCCGCAGCGGCACACCGCTGCTAGCGGCAATCCTGCCCGGCGGCAACGCCGCCGCGGTGCCGACTCCCGGCGGTCACCGCGCCCAGCCCGCCAGCAGCGCAAAGGGCAACCCTCGGCGGCACTTCCCCCCGAGATAAATGTGTCACAACCCGACACCAACACCGCTACCGCAACCACAACCAACCCGGTACCGGCAACCGGTAGCGCCGTGCAGTCCACCCCGCCGCGGGAACGGCGCCGCGGCCGACGTGTCCGCAACCGGCGCAACCAACGACCCCATCGCAGCAGCAACAGCCACACCACCGGTGACGACCACAGTCAGCCCTCGCGCGAATCCCGCAGCAACAATCGTCCCGGACGCAACCGAAACCGGCACACCACCACCGGCAGTCGGACACCCCGCGGCAACACCAGAAGACGACAACCAGCCCGGCACACCACCACCAGCCGGGGCAATACGCGCAGCCTCACCCGGGAAGACCCCCAACAGCTGCGGCTACCAACCGTGGCCGAAACCAGCGCCGGCGGCCTGGTGCTTTCCGGACTCGCCGAAGCAGTAGGACCAAATGGGGAAGTAAACATGGACAAAATCTATGTTGCCCTCATCGGCCGTCTTGACCGGCGTGGACGTCTGTTGTGGTCAATGCCCAAAGGACATGTAGAAAACAATGATTCGCTGCGGGCAACCGCTGAACGCGAAGTTTGGGAAGAAACCGGACTCACCGCCACCATCATCGACACCCTCGGGGTGATTGACTATTGGTTCGTCTCCGGGGGTAAACGCATCCACAAAACCGTGCATCATCATCTCCTGCGCTATGTGGATGGTGACTTCAACGATGAAGACCCGGAAGTCACCGAAGTTGGCTGGTTCCCCGCATCCCAACTCGCCGAAAAACTCACCTACGCCGACGAACGCTATCTGGCGCATCGCGCCGAAGAACTGTTGCCCGACTGTGCCCGTCGGGAAAAAGCTGCAGGACGGGTGACGCCCCGATGA